A window of the Cryptosporidium parvum Iowa II chromosome 7, whole genome shotgun sequence genome harbors these coding sequences:
- a CDS encoding ART-4 protein; PIN+Zn ribbon domains. involved in RNA metabolism — protein sequence MGRYIILDTGAILRLGKHDFMDDVLLTVPSVIREVKDKKALEKMFYLQDRIQVMEPSEQDCGFVKKFSKETGDFGFLSETDFQVIALTLSYHKKYDEISKLNSKPREISLVTKSEEVGSCEKGMDKDLQEVEMETGEQKEQSTEDEDDWETANGQSSRREEVQSGEDEEEEEECEEEECEEDEDVSKGLEDDVFSGGWITKANITSVMGGLSSGSQSHFVVACMTTDYSMQNVLLQMGLNLVEIHGLSVKTIKRWGLLCCGCYTYERDTSRKFCGKCGNATLDRVPIKVSSDGTIELDCYRKKVNLRGTIYSIPKPRRGVRNQEIILAEDQLMMGGRQRLLNHQRKKWEKACKERDPFSNSGADLESSWGKQFGSFRYPEIKIGMGRGNPNSNSWQKKRSGKKK from the coding sequence ATGGGTAGatatataatattggaTACAGGCGCTATATTGCGACTAGGGAAACATGACTTTATGGACGATGTTTTGTTAACGGTACCTTCAGTAATTCGAGAGGTAAAGGATAAAAAGGCATTGGAGAAGATGTTTTACTTGCAAGATAGGATTCAGGTAATGGAGCCTTCAGAACAGGATTGCGGTTTTGTGAAGAAGTTTTCTAAAGAGACTGGCGATTTTGGGTTTCTTTCAGAGACAGACTTTCAAGTAATTGCATTAACCTTGTCTTACCACAAGAAGTATGATGAAATTTCAAAGCTTAACAGTAAGCCTAGAGAGATTAGTCTTGTTACCAAGTCTGAAGAGGTGGGAAGTTGCGAGAAAGGGATGGATAAGGACTTACAGGAGGTAGAAATGGAGACTGGTGAGCAGAAAGAACAAAGCACAGAAGATGAGGATGACTGGGAGACTGCTAATGGACAAAGCAGCAGAAGAGAGGAAGTTCAGTCAGGGGAAGATGAGgaagaggaggaggagTGTGAGGAAGAGGAGTGCGAGGAGGATGAGGATGTCTCCAAGGGACTGGAAGATGATGTGTTTTCTGGAGGATGGATTACCAAGGCAAATATTACAAGTGTTATGGGAGGTTTATCTTCTGGATCCCAGAGCCACTTTGTGGTAGCATGTATGACCACTGACTATTCTATGCAGAATGTATTACTCCAGATGGGTTTGAATCTTGTAGAGATACATGGGTTATCGGTTAAAACTATTAAGAGGTGGGGGCTTCTTTGCTGTGGATGTTATACTTATGAGAGAGATACAAGCCGAAAGTTTTGTGGAAAGTGCGGAAATGCTACTTTAGATAGAGTTCCAATTAAAGTTTCTTCTGATGGAACAATTGAATTAGACTGCTATAGAAAGAAAGTGAACCTAAGAGGAACTATTTACTCTATTCCTAAGCCAAGAAGAGGTGTTAGAAATCAAGAAATCATTTTGGCAGAGGATCAACTTATGATGGGAGGAAGACAAAGGTTACTAAATCATCAAAGAAAGAAATGGGAGAAGGCTTGCAAGGAAAGGGACCCTTTTTCTAATAGTGGAGCTGATCTTGAAAGCAGTTGGGGGAAGCAGTTTGGAAGTTTTAGGTACCCcgaaataaaaattggaATGGGAAGAGGAAACCCAAATTCTAATAGTTGGCAGAAGAAACGTAGTGgtaagaaaaaatga
- a CDS encoding aspartate--tRNA ligase has protein sequence MTTEPEVKEQVLSKKALKKQEKQALKEAKKAEAKSNQQQQQQSVHWSSVIVHSTEASPYGVIPFNCKIENRTFSKIKELNSNQKGEKIWLRGRITESRCKGSLGFVLLRQTFYRLQLVVDANNGSSKEMIKWLGCLPIESMIDVYGTIVVPETPVVSSTQDIEVLVERVYCVSSACSELPFQLKDANRVETEDEDSTIIKVLQDVRLDNRVLDLRTYLSQAIFRIQSEVCRLLREFLIEREFIEIHTPKLLPGASESGATVFKVDYFSNTACLAQSPQLHKQMSICGDLERVFEIGPVFRAENSNTHRHLCEFVGVDIEMNIENTYHELVDVFDAMFRHIFQGINTHCKNELLIVSEYNPFTPFVISEKTPRLTFEEGCNLLKEAGAEIPEDLSDFDISTEQERLLGSIVKEKYNSDFYMMLKYPLKVRPFYTMPDFDEPEKWSNSFDFFMRGEEILSGAQRVHDYDLLVKRCQECGVSEHSLRDYLNSFKLGAPPHGGCGIGLERVIMLFLNLGNIRKSSMFPRDPKRLSP, from the exons atgaCTACAGAACCAGAGGTAAAAGAACAAGTCCTTTCAAAAAAGGCATTGAAAAAGCAAGAAAAACAAGCACTTAAAGAAGCTAAAAAGGCAGAGGCAAAGAGCAATCAGCAGCAACAACAGCAATCAGTTCATTGGAGTTCAGTTATTGTACATTCAACTGAGGCATCTCCATATGGAGTAATTCCTTTTAATTGCAAAATTGAGAACAGGACTTTTTCAAAGATTAAGGAATTGAATTCTAACCAGAAAGGTGAGAAAATCTGGTTAAGAGGTAGAATTACGGAGTCCAGATGTAAAGGATCTTTAGGATTTGTACTGCTCAGACAAACTTTCTATAGACTACAATTAGTTGTTGATGCTAATAATGGTAGTTCTAAGGAAATGATTAAATGGCTTGGATGCCTTCCAATTGAGAGTATGATCGATGTATATGGCACTATAGTAGTTCCAGAAACTCCAGTGGTTTCATCAACACAAGATATAGAGGTTTTAGTTGAAAGAGTTTACTGTGTCTCATCGGCTTGCAGTGAATTACCTTTCCAATTAAAAGATGCTAATAGGGTTGAAACTGAGGATGAGGATTCcacaattattaaagttcTACAAGATGTCAGACTGGACAACAGAGTATTGGACTTGAGAACTTATTTGAGTCAGGCAATATTCAGAATTCAATCGGAAGTATGCAGATTGCTTAGGGAATTCCTCATAGAAAGAGAATTCATTGAGATTCATACTCCCAAACTTTTACCAGGTGCTTCCGAAAGTGGTGCCACTGTATTCAAAGTAGACTACTTCTCAAATACAGCTTGCTTAGCACAGTCACCTCAACTCCATAAACAAATGTCAATTTGTGGAGATTTAGAAAGAGTCTTTGAAATTGGTCCTGTTTTCAGAGcagaaaattcaaatactcACAGACATTTATGTGAGTTTGTTGGAGTTGATATTGAAATGAACATTGAAAATACTTATCATGAGTTGGTTGACGTTTTCGACGCTATGTTTAGACATATATTCCAAGGAATCAATACTCATTGCAAGAATGAATTACTTATTGTCTCGGAATATAATCCATTTACTCCTTTCGTCATTTCAGAAAAGACTCCACGTCTTACTTTTGAAGAAGGATGTAATCTCCTTAAGGAGGCAGGCGCTGAAATTCCAGAAGATCTGTCtgattttgatatttcCACAGAGCAGGAAAGATTACTTG GTTCTATTGTCAAGGAAAAATACAACTCAGATTTCTATATGATGCTTAAATATCCACTCAAAGTGAGACCTTTTTACACAATGCCTGACTTTGATGAACCAGAG AAATGGTCCAATTCTTTTGACTTCTTTATGAGAGgagaagaaatattaagtGGAGCACAGAGAGTACATGATTACGATTTATTAGTAAAAAGGTGCCAAGAGTGCGGTGTTTCAGAACATTCACTTAGAGACTACTTGAACTCATTCAAGCTCGGCGCTCCTCCCCATGGTGGATGTGGAATTGGGCTTGAAAGAGTCATTATGCTCTTTTTGAATCTTGGAAATATCAGGAAGTCTTCAATGTTTCCTCGTGATCCAAAGAGACTTAGTCCATAA